A stretch of the Medicago truncatula cultivar Jemalong A17 chromosome 5, MtrunA17r5.0-ANR, whole genome shotgun sequence genome encodes the following:
- the LOC11432576 gene encoding agamous-like MADS-box protein AGL80 produces the protein MTRKKVKLAFISNDSARKATYNKRKKGIIKKVRELTILCGIPACAIISNPFSSKTEVWPDLEGARQVIERYQNSSVKDETKNMNQESFLLQRITKAREQLQKQSHDSREKELNNLMIGCMKNRKLPDELSVSELKDFDKLIEKILKDMDNKIDALG, from the coding sequence ATGACTAGGAAGAAGGTAAAACTTGCTTTTATCTCTAATGATTCGGCAAGAAAGGCAACctacaataaaagaaaaaagggtaTCATCAAGAAGGTTAGAGAACTCACCATTCTTTGTGGTATTCCAGCATGTGCTATAATTTCCAATCCTTTTAGTTCCAAAACAGAGGTGTGGCCAGATCTAGAGGGGGCCAGACAGGTGATTGAAAGGTACCAGAACTCATCAGTGAAAGATGAAACAAAGAATATGAACCAAGAGAGTTTCCTATTACAAAGGATTACTAAAGCCAGAGAGCAACTTCAAAAGCAAAGCCATGACAGTCGTGAGAAGGAGCTGAACAATCTTATGATTGGGTGCATGAAAAATAGAAAGCTACCAGATGAATTGTCTGTTTCTGAATTGAAAGACTTTGATAAGCTTATTGAGAAAATTCTGAAGGATATGGATAACAAGATTGATGCACTCGGttga